The window GACGCGCATGGTCCGCGATCTCGAGATCTGCTCCTGCGGGCGCAGGGTCGAGCTGCCGAACTGATTCGAGCGGGCCGACCGCCCGATCCAGACGGGGGTGACCCGGGAGGCGTCCGTATGAGGGCCGGAATGATCGCCCTGCTGCTCTTCCAGATGATGCTCTGGGGCAGCGCGTACCCGATGATCAAGCTGGGCCTGACCGGCCTGAGCGCCCCGCACCTGACGCTACTGCGTCACCTCGTGGCCTCCGCGGCGTTCCTGCCGCTCCTCGTCGCCTTCAGGGGCAGGCTCGCGCCGCGCCGGGCCGACGGGCCCTACTTCCTCCTCGTGGGGGTGCTCGGCTACACCGTGTACCACCTGGCGCTCAACTACGGCGAACTCCGTGTGAGCGCCGGGGCGGCGAGCCTGATCATCGCCACGGCGCCGGCCATCACGGCGCTGCTGGCCGTGCTCATGACGGGGGAGCGACTGGCGCCGCTGGGCTGGGCGGGCTCCGTGGTGTCGTTCCTCGGCGTCGTGCTCGTGGTGGTCGGCGATTCCGCCTCGGGCGTGTCGTTCAACGCCTGGGCGTGGCTCGTGGTCCTGGCGGCGGTGGCGGCCTCCTTCTACACGGTCCTGCAGAAGCCTCTGTTCGCTCGCTACAAGCCTATCGAGGTCGCCGCCTTCGCCACGTGGGCCGGCACCCTGCCGCTGCTGGCGTTCGCGCCGGGGCTCGGCGCGGGCGTGGCGGGGGCGTCTTGGCAGGCGCTGGCCGCGACGGCGTACATCGGGGTGTTCCCGTCGGCCGTCGCCTACACCATCTACGCCTTCGCCCTGTCGCGCGCGAAGGTGACGGTGGTGACGGCGTTCCTCTACCTGGTGCCGGTCTTCGGCCTGCTGTCGTCCTGGCTGCTGCTCGGCGAGGTGCCGGCGTTCGTCACTGTGGTGGGGGGTTCCGTCGCCATAGGCGGCATCGTGATGGTGAACCTGGGCAAGGGCAGGCAGAGATCAGGATCGCGCGAGCCGCTCACCGAGCCGGCGCTCCTCGCCGGCGAGCAGTCGGCGGATGTTGTCGCGGTGACGGTAGATGGCGAGGGCCGTCAGCGAGGCGGCTAGGACCAGGTGAGGGAAGAGGTTGTCGCCGGCGCGCACCAGCACGAAGAGTGGCAGCGCGACCATGCCCACCAGGGAGCCGAGCGAGACGTGACGGCTGACCAGGATGGTGAACACCCCGAGCGTCACGGACACGGCGGCCACCAGCGGGTCGACGACGAGGAAGACGCCGATGCTGGTGGCGATCCCCTTGCCGCCCTTCATGCGCAGGAGCACGTTGAAGTCGTTGCCGGCCACCGCCGCCAGGCCCGCCAACGCCACCACCCAGGGGCCGAGGCCCAGAAGAGCCGGCAGCAGCGCGGCCAGCGCCCCCTTGAGCGGGTCGAGGACGATGACGATCACCGCGGGCAGCACCCCGACGGCGCGCAGGACGTTGGTGGCGCCGATGTTGCCGGAGCCGACCTGCTGGATGTTCACGCCGTAGAGCTTGGCGACGAGGAACCCGGAGGGGATGGTGCCCAGGAAGTAGCCGATTACGGTGGTGATCGCGGCCAGCGTTACGTCGAGCAAGTGGTGCCTCCGGAGCCACCGTAACGCGGTGGCCGTCCTCGATTGTAACGGTCGCCGTGAAGCGCGGCTGAGGGGCGCCGACCGGGCGCGGCGCCACCGCGGGACGGGCGCGGCGGTACCATCGGTGCGATGACCACGGCGACCCTCTTCTTGATCATCGTGGCGGTGGCCGGCGTGTCGTCGCTGCGCTGGGCCACGCGCCTCGCGCCCCTGCCCAACGAGTTCCCGCTCATGACCTCGCTGGCGACGGCAGCGGCGGGGGTGGCCGCCATGGCCACGTCTGGTGCGTGGCGCGCGCCCGCGCCCCTCATGGGCGTCCTGGTCGTGCTTACGCCCCTCTACGTGTTCGGGCCGCTAGGCCTAGTGGCGCTCGTCCGCGCCGGGGCGTGGCGAGCGGCGCGCGCGCTGGTGGGTCTGCTCTACCGCACCAAGGGCGGTCGCGACGCGGTGGGCAGGTTGTTGGCGCAGGCCGCCATCCACCGCGGGGACGGCGAGGCAGCGCTGGCGCTGACGGCGCGGCACGACCCCGTGCTGCTGGCGCAGGCCTACCTCCTGACCGGCGACTTCCAGCGCGTCCTCGACCTCGAGCAGCCGCCGGCGGCCTGGGGCGCCGACAACGCGCACCTCGTCTCGGCCGCCCGGGTCGAGGCTCTGCTGGCCCTCGGTCACGTCGAGCAGGCGCGCCGCGAGACGCAGAACCTCAGGACGCGCTTCGAGGCCGGCAAGCAGGGGCCGCTCGGCTACCGCGCCGTCGTGCTGTCGGAGGCGCGGCTGGCGGCGCAGGCGGGCGATCTCGCCGCCACCAAGGCGCTCGTCGAGCGGCCGCTAGCGGGGGTCGCCCCCGCGACCCTCTACGCCATCCTCGGCACGGCCGCCGAGCGGGGCGGGGCCAAGACGGCCGCCGTCAGCGCGTTCAGCGCGGCCTACATGGCGTCGTCGGGTCCGTCGCGGGAGCGGTACGCCGCCCGGCTGGCCGCGCTCGGCGCGGCACCGCCCACGCCGGCCGCCAGGCTGGCGCGGCGGCCCCTCGCCACCTACTCGCTCGGCGCTGTGCTCGCCGCCGCCTACCTGGCGCAGGTGCTCGTCGACAGGTACGTCGGCGTGCTGTCCGTGCGGGGGCAGGGGATCTACGCGAGCAACGTTATCGCCGCCTTCGTACAGGGCCTGCCGGGGGTGCCGTTCGCGGACGCCTGGTGGCGCTACCTCACCTACGCCTTCCTGCACGGCAGCGTGCTGCACATCGGCCTGAACCTGTGGGTGCTCGTCGACATCGGGCGGCTGTACGAGCGGCGGCGGGGGTGGGGCGACCTGCTGGCCGCGTTCACTGTCGGCACGGCGGTGGGGGCGCTGGCCACCACCCTGTTCCAGGCGGGGCAGGCGCTCGTGCTGGTGGGAGCGTCGGGCGGCATCTTGGGCGTGGCGGGCGCC of the Trueperaceae bacterium genome contains:
- a CDS encoding DMT family transporter — encoded protein: MRAGMIALLLFQMMLWGSAYPMIKLGLTGLSAPHLTLLRHLVASAAFLPLLVAFRGRLAPRRADGPYFLLVGVLGYTVYHLALNYGELRVSAGAASLIIATAPAITALLAVLMTGERLAPLGWAGSVVSFLGVVLVVVGDSASGVSFNAWAWLVVLAAVAASFYTVLQKPLFARYKPIEVAAFATWAGTLPLLAFAPGLGAGVAGASWQALAATAYIGVFPSAVAYTIYAFALSRAKVTVVTAFLYLVPVFGLLSSWLLLGEVPAFVTVVGGSVAIGGIVMVNLGKGRQRSGSREPLTEPALLAGEQSADVVAVTVDGEGRQRGG
- the plsY gene encoding glycerol-3-phosphate 1-O-acyltransferase PlsY; translated protein: MLDVTLAAITTVIGYFLGTIPSGFLVAKLYGVNIQQVGSGNIGATNVLRAVGVLPAVIVIVLDPLKGALAALLPALLGLGPWVVALAGLAAVAGNDFNVLLRMKGGKGIATSIGVFLVVDPLVAAVSVTLGVFTILVSRHVSLGSLVGMVALPLFVLVRAGDNLFPHLVLAASLTALAIYRHRDNIRRLLAGEERRLGERLARS
- a CDS encoding rhomboid family intramembrane serine protease, with protein sequence MTTATLFLIIVAVAGVSSLRWATRLAPLPNEFPLMTSLATAAAGVAAMATSGAWRAPAPLMGVLVVLTPLYVFGPLGLVALVRAGAWRAARALVGLLYRTKGGRDAVGRLLAQAAIHRGDGEAALALTARHDPVLLAQAYLLTGDFQRVLDLEQPPAAWGADNAHLVSAARVEALLALGHVEQARRETQNLRTRFEAGKQGPLGYRAVVLSEARLAAQAGDLAATKALVERPLAGVAPATLYAILGTAAERGGAKTAAVSAFSAAYMASSGPSRERYAARLAALGAAPPTPAARLARRPLATYSLGAVLAAAYLAQVLVDRYVGVLSVRGQGIYASNVIAAFVQGLPGVPFADAWWRYLTYAFLHGSVLHIGLNLWVLVDIGRLYERRRGWGDLLAAFTVGTAVGALATTLFQAGQALVLVGASGGILGVAGALLAEAALSRAPADRLLLRGLLQWVALLVVFSIAVPGVSLWGHVGGLAGGFAYGVVRLRAGVGPRFAQASGWFCALLLALAVVSALTSIVPLLP